In the Alphaproteobacteria bacterium LSUCC0719 genome, one interval contains:
- a CDS encoding Bax inhibitor-1 family protein, producing the protein MADNRFMNTAAAEATQVDLGLRSYMLGVYNHMTTALLMTGFFAYAMKWAVLNVAGVGQLVYGSPLKWVVMLAPLGLVFWLSARIQSMSAAKARNLFYVYAALMGVSLASVLLMFSTASVARAFFITAGAFAALSLYGYTTKRSLSAMGSFMMIGLFGLIIAMIVNIFMASTAMDLAISVLGVLIFAGLTAWDTQKIKLMYMAGDSEAERTKKSIFGALTLYLDFINMFMFILHLFGNRE; encoded by the coding sequence ATGGCTGATAACCGCTTCATGAATACTGCGGCTGCCGAGGCGACACAGGTCGATCTTGGTCTTCGCAGCTATATGCTCGGCGTCTACAACCACATGACGACCGCGTTACTGATGACAGGATTCTTCGCCTATGCGATGAAATGGGCTGTATTGAACGTCGCTGGCGTGGGCCAGCTGGTCTATGGTTCACCGTTGAAGTGGGTTGTGATGCTGGCTCCGCTGGGCCTTGTGTTCTGGCTGTCGGCGCGCATTCAGTCGATGTCAGCTGCAAAGGCACGCAATCTCTTCTACGTCTATGCGGCGCTGATGGGTGTTTCCTTGGCCTCGGTGCTGTTGATGTTCTCGACCGCAAGCGTTGCCCGCGCCTTTTTCATCACTGCCGGTGCCTTCGCCGCTCTCAGCCTGTATGGCTACACAACCAAGCGCAGCCTGTCGGCAATGGGATCCTTCATGATGATCGGGCTGTTCGGCCTGATCATCGCGATGATCGTGAATATCTTCATGGCCTCGACAGCCATGGATCTCGCGATCTCGGTGCTTGGCGTGCTGATCTTTGCCGGGCTTACGGCGTGGGATACCCAGAAGATCAAGCTGATGTACATGGCAGGTGACAGCGAGGCCGAGCGGACCAAGAAGTCGATCTTCGGGGCGCTGACCCTGTATCTCGATTTCATCAACATGTTCATGTTCATCCTGCATCTGTTCGGCAATCGCGAATAG
- the rlmN gene encoding 23S rRNA (adenine(2503)-C(2))-methyltransferase RlmN has product MMTDAAHLQTPAAQTAPRDLLGMGAAELEDAVVAAGLPTFRARQLWRWVWRHGLTSFEEMSDLGKPVRQAFSEMFTLDRPAVTRRLTSSDGTIKWLLRFPDGNEAETVYIPDKDRGTLCISSQVGCTLTCSFCHTGTQKLVRNLSVGEITGQVMLAMDELGDWPAGKPERRLTNIVLMGMGEPLFNYENVASAMRIIMSGEGVGLSKRRITLSTSGVVPEIARCGAELGVNLAISLHAVRDELRDELVPINRKYPLAELIEACRTYPGLSNARRITWEYVMLDGINDSDEDCAALLKLIRGIPSKINLIPFNPWPGSPYECSSNRRIEAFAAKVLKAGYASPVRTPRGRDILAACGQLKSASERARRQRTGTGRPTVELAADAT; this is encoded by the coding sequence ATGATGACAGACGCAGCCCACCTCCAGACACCAGCCGCGCAGACTGCGCCCCGTGATCTTCTTGGCATGGGGGCGGCCGAGCTTGAGGATGCGGTGGTCGCCGCCGGTCTGCCGACATTCCGCGCCCGCCAGCTGTGGCGCTGGGTCTGGCGGCACGGCCTGACCTCCTTTGAAGAGATGAGCGATCTTGGCAAGCCGGTGCGGCAGGCATTTTCCGAGATGTTCACGCTCGACCGGCCTGCGGTCACGCGGCGGCTGACATCCAGTGACGGGACCATAAAATGGCTGCTTCGCTTCCCGGACGGGAACGAAGCCGAGACGGTCTATATCCCTGACAAGGACCGTGGCACCCTGTGCATATCCTCGCAGGTCGGATGCACGCTGACCTGCAGCTTTTGCCATACCGGCACGCAGAAGCTGGTTCGCAATCTGTCGGTTGGCGAAATCACCGGTCAGGTGATGCTGGCGATGGACGAACTTGGTGACTGGCCGGCCGGCAAGCCTGAAAGGCGGCTGACCAATATCGTGTTGATGGGTATGGGCGAGCCGCTGTTCAATTATGAAAATGTCGCCAGCGCCATGCGCATCATCATGAGCGGTGAAGGGGTCGGGCTGTCGAAGCGGCGGATCACCCTGTCGACATCCGGTGTGGTGCCGGAGATTGCCCGGTGCGGGGCTGAACTCGGGGTCAATCTGGCGATCTCGCTTCACGCCGTTCGCGACGAGCTGCGCGACGAGCTGGTGCCGATCAACAGGAAATATCCGCTTGCCGAATTGATTGAGGCGTGCCGGACCTATCCCGGTCTGTCGAATGCACGCCGGATCACCTGGGAATATGTGATGCTGGACGGAATCAATGACAGTGACGAGGATTGTGCCGCGTTGCTGAAGCTGATCCGCGGCATCCCCTCGAAGATCAACCTTATTCCGTTCAACCCGTGGCCCGGCAGCCCCTATGAATGTTCCAGCAACCGTCGGATCGAGGCGTTTGCCGCAAAGGTGTTGAAGGCGGGATATGCCTCGCCGGTGCGAACGCCGCGTGGCCGTGATATTCTGGCTGCCTGCGGACAGCTGAAATCAGCCTCGGAACGGGCGCGCCGCCAGCGAACAGGCACCGGCAGGCCAACTGTCGAACTGGCTGCAGATGCGACATGA
- a CDS encoding invasion associated locus B family protein, translated as MTVKQTFLFVMMAAMLTALFGTMSMAAEPQRMLTEKDWQAFRVDDDKGRTCFISSVPTKSTGKYDPENRGEVRVFVSHGPNKAERNVVQFVAGYKHKKHSDVTVNIDGKKFTLFTIEGRAYAESEEDDIAIIRAMKRGSKMTVGGTSSRGTKTTDTYSLSGFTKTKNLIDKTCS; from the coding sequence ATGACGGTGAAGCAGACTTTCCTTTTCGTGATGATGGCGGCGATGCTGACCGCGCTTTTCGGCACCATGTCGATGGCGGCGGAACCACAACGCATGCTGACCGAAAAGGACTGGCAGGCCTTTCGGGTTGACGACGATAAGGGCCGCACCTGTTTCATCAGCTCGGTGCCAACGAAATCGACCGGCAAATATGATCCCGAAAACCGCGGCGAGGTGCGGGTGTTTGTGTCGCACGGCCCCAACAAGGCCGAGCGCAACGTCGTGCAGTTTGTCGCCGGGTACAAGCACAAGAAACATTCCGATGTGACGGTGAATATCGATGGCAAGAAATTCACCCTGTTCACCATCGAGGGGCGGGCCTATGCCGAATCCGAAGAGGATGACATCGCGATCATCAGGGCGATGAAGCGGGGAAGCAAAATGACGGTTGGCGGCACATCGAGCCGGGGCACGAAGACCACCGATACCTATTCACTGTCAGGCTTCACCAAGACCAAGAACCTGATCGACAAGACCTGTAGCTGA
- a CDS encoding arylesterase → MTTQSGRAHCTGDATHMVVMQMSINSLWSINRIIRGIFPGSVIMLLLGQFLMAAATHADQPRLLVLGDSLVAGYGLPPGQSLPDQLQSDLAAKGVSVSVINAGVSGDTTAGGLARLDWSLADNPDAVIIVLGGNDMLRGLPPEGTAANLDAIISRLRQRDIEVLLAGMMAPRNLGGAYIEAFDAIYPALAREYDIEFYPFFLDGVALDPALNLEDGLHPNRQGIREISRRMLPVVERLLARLGR, encoded by the coding sequence ATGACAACACAGTCAGGAAGGGCGCATTGCACCGGCGATGCGACGCATATGGTGGTCATGCAGATGTCAATCAACAGCCTGTGGTCAATCAACCGCATTATCCGGGGAATTTTTCCCGGTTCGGTGATCATGCTGCTGCTTGGCCAGTTTCTGATGGCTGCGGCGACACATGCCGATCAGCCGCGGCTGCTGGTGCTGGGGGATTCGCTTGTCGCGGGATACGGTCTGCCGCCTGGGCAGTCGCTTCCCGACCAGCTGCAGTCCGATCTGGCGGCAAAGGGCGTGTCTGTGAGTGTCATCAACGCCGGCGTGTCAGGCGATACCACGGCAGGCGGCCTGGCCAGGCTCGACTGGTCACTTGCCGACAATCCGGATGCGGTGATTATCGTGCTTGGCGGCAACGACATGTTGCGCGGCCTGCCCCCCGAAGGCACCGCCGCCAACCTTGATGCCATTATCAGCCGCCTCCGCCAGCGCGATATCGAGGTGCTGCTTGCCGGCATGATGGCGCCGCGCAATCTCGGCGGCGCCTATATAGAGGCTTTTGATGCCATATATCCTGCGCTGGCGCGCGAATATGACATCGAGTTCTATCCCTTCTTTCTGGACGGGGTGGCGCTCGACCCGGCGTTGAATCTGGAGGACGGGCTACACCCCAACAGACAGGGCATCAGGGAAATCAGCCGCCGCATGCTGCCGGTGGTTGAACGCCTTCTGGCACGTCTTGGCAGATGA
- a CDS encoding ABC transporter ATP-binding protein codes for MVDILRSISLRIGSGETVGVLGPSGAGKTSLLMIMAGLESLTGGRIHLAGQDITSMGEDALAALRRDNVGIVFQAFRLIPSMTALQNVAVPLELAGRADATDLAAAALDSVGLGHRKTHLPDQMSGGEQQRVAIARAIAPRPKILLADEPTGNLDSGTSEKVISTLFEATDAAGAALVLVTHDPGLAEQCRRVLTIEDGRIVEDRASAHRAA; via the coding sequence ATGGTCGATATCCTGCGCAGCATCTCATTGCGGATTGGCAGCGGCGAGACGGTCGGCGTTCTGGGGCCGAGCGGTGCCGGCAAGACAAGTCTGCTGATGATCATGGCCGGGCTGGAAAGCCTGACCGGTGGCAGGATCCACCTTGCCGGGCAGGACATCACCAGCATGGGCGAAGACGCGCTGGCGGCCCTTCGCCGTGACAATGTCGGCATTGTCTTTCAGGCCTTTCGCCTGATCCCCTCGATGACAGCGCTGCAGAATGTCGCCGTGCCACTGGAACTTGCCGGACGGGCCGACGCCACCGATCTGGCGGCAGCGGCCCTTGATTCGGTCGGGCTTGGCCATCGGAAAACACATCTTCCCGACCAGATGTCGGGGGGCGAACAACAGCGTGTCGCCATCGCACGCGCCATCGCGCCACGCCCGAAAATCCTGCTGGCCGATGAACCGACAGGCAATCTTGACAGCGGCACCAGCGAAAAAGTCATCTCGACCCTGTTCGAAGCCACCGACGCCGCCGGTGCGGCGCTGGTGCTTGTCACGCATGATCCGGGGCTGGCCGAGCAATGCCGCCGCGTTCTGACCATCGAGGATGGTCGGATCGTCGAGGATCGTGCCTCGGCCCATCGCGCCGCGTGA
- a CDS encoding ABC transporter permease yields MTENHLTGGDAGWHLAWRMARREIRGSVARFRVFLGALMLGVAAIGTVGSVAEAMRTGITGNAQLLLGGDVELRSLYRPTPQNVATLAEGFGALSQSLEMRAMLQTGETRKLVALKAVDSNWPLVGTASLGSGDTIAGALGDGMIVVDPQMARALELTPGSRVRIGEAELTVSDTLTYEPDRSVSFVTFGPRVLMSHATLKATGLNQPGAMITYRTRILLDQQNNREAAVTALRAAGRGDGVRVRDVMNAAPGFDVFIDRTEVFLVLVGLTALLIGGLGVAGAVRAWLGSRMPVIATFKCLGAPARLIFRIYLLQVMLIAGLGVGLGVLLAAVAPVFAVDLLSAYVTVPIEVSVYPLPLIVAAGFGVITSFLFALWPLAKAEEVRAANLFRRLNSMPGGRPRPVYLAMAFAALLGLSGLAFVATRDLMLTMIFIGGSLAAIALLAGLGEMLLLALRRIPSPSYVPARLALSAITRPGSPVRAIVIAFGLGLSVLVTVSLSQANIGRQIDTRVAEDAPAWFFIDIQPDQIDRFVSIATATPGVTSLAKTPMLRGRVTNLGGKPAEAYDMKGGSAWVLRGDRALTWSATPPDSGEIIAGEWWPADYAGLPLASMSEEEARELGVWVGDNVTFNVLGRSITAEITNIRAVDWESFSINFVFVLSPGLLESAPHSWMASARVDSDDAAIAVDRNIAAAFSNISAISVREAVATAQRVIGLLGAAVQMTALVTLVAGIAVLAGTVASTEAQRLADSVILKVLGATRVSIAIAWFLEYALLGMLAAVAAALIGSIASWGLIEGFLNADFELDFTLVLMTTMAGAAATAMLGLAGAVRTLGRKPAPLLRDS; encoded by the coding sequence ATGACAGAAAATCATCTGACAGGTGGTGACGCCGGCTGGCATCTTGCCTGGCGCATGGCCCGTCGTGAAATCCGCGGTTCGGTCGCGCGCTTTCGGGTCTTTCTTGGCGCGCTGATGCTTGGCGTTGCCGCCATCGGCACTGTCGGGTCGGTTGCCGAGGCAATGCGCACCGGCATCACCGGCAATGCACAGCTTCTGCTTGGCGGTGATGTTGAACTGCGGAGCCTCTACAGACCGACACCGCAGAATGTGGCCACGCTGGCCGAGGGTTTTGGCGCGCTGTCACAAAGTCTTGAAATGCGCGCCATGCTGCAGACCGGCGAGACCCGCAAGCTTGTGGCGCTGAAAGCTGTTGATTCAAACTGGCCGCTTGTCGGCACGGCCAGCCTCGGCAGTGGCGATACCATTGCCGGCGCGCTTGGTGACGGCATGATTGTCGTCGACCCGCAGATGGCGCGCGCGCTTGAACTGACGCCGGGATCGCGGGTGCGGATCGGCGAGGCCGAACTGACCGTCAGTGACACGCTGACCTATGAGCCGGACAGATCGGTCAGTTTCGTCACCTTCGGGCCTCGCGTACTGATGTCACATGCGACGCTCAAGGCAACAGGCCTCAATCAGCCCGGTGCCATGATCACCTATCGAACCAGAATTCTGCTGGACCAGCAGAACAACCGCGAAGCCGCCGTCACCGCGTTGCGGGCCGCCGGGCGGGGCGATGGCGTACGGGTGCGCGATGTGATGAATGCGGCCCCGGGATTCGATGTGTTCATCGACCGGACCGAAGTGTTTCTGGTGCTTGTCGGGCTGACGGCCCTGTTGATCGGCGGGCTTGGCGTTGCCGGCGCGGTCAGGGCCTGGCTTGGCAGCCGGATGCCGGTGATCGCCACCTTCAAATGTCTTGGTGCCCCGGCACGGCTGATCTTCCGGATCTATCTGCTGCAGGTGATGCTGATCGCCGGGCTGGGGGTCGGGCTGGGGGTTTTGCTTGCTGCCGTCGCGCCGGTCTTTGCCGTTGATCTGCTGTCGGCCTATGTCACCGTTCCGATCGAGGTGTCGGTCTATCCGTTGCCGCTGATCGTTGCGGCTGGATTTGGCGTGATCACCTCGTTCCTGTTTGCCCTGTGGCCGCTTGCCAAGGCCGAGGAGGTGCGGGCGGCGAATCTGTTCAGGCGTCTGAACAGCATGCCCGGTGGACGGCCGCGCCCGGTCTATCTGGCAATGGCGTTCGCCGCCCTGCTTGGCCTTTCCGGGCTTGCCTTTGTCGCCACGCGCGATCTGATGCTGACCATGATCTTCATCGGTGGGTCACTGGCGGCCATCGCATTGCTGGCCGGACTTGGCGAGATGCTTCTGCTGGCGCTGCGCCGCATTCCATCGCCGTCCTATGTGCCGGCGCGCCTCGCACTGTCTGCCATCACCCGGCCGGGATCGCCGGTACGCGCGATTGTCATCGCCTTTGGGCTTGGCCTTTCGGTTCTTGTCACCGTGTCGCTGTCGCAGGCCAATATCGGTCGGCAGATCGACACCAGGGTCGCCGAAGACGCGCCAGCCTGGTTCTTTATCGACATTCAGCCTGACCAGATTGACAGATTTGTCTCGATCGCCACAGCGACGCCGGGTGTCACCTCGCTTGCGAAAACGCCAATGCTTCGTGGCCGTGTGACAAATCTGGGCGGAAAGCCTGCGGAGGCATATGACATGAAGGGCGGATCAGCCTGGGTGCTTCGCGGCGACCGCGCGCTGACATGGTCGGCCACACCACCGGACAGCGGCGAAATCATTGCCGGTGAATGGTGGCCGGCGGACTATGCCGGACTGCCTCTGGCATCAATGTCGGAAGAGGAAGCGCGCGAGCTTGGCGTGTGGGTTGGCGACAATGTCACCTTCAATGTCCTTGGCCGGTCGATCACTGCCGAGATCACCAACATTCGCGCGGTTGACTGGGAAAGCTTCAGCATCAATTTCGTGTTTGTGCTTTCGCCGGGGCTGCTTGAATCGGCGCCGCATAGCTGGATGGCAAGTGCGCGAGTGGACAGTGACGATGCCGCCATTGCCGTCGATCGCAATATCGCCGCTGCCTTTTCAAACATTTCGGCAATCTCGGTTCGCGAGGCTGTAGCCACCGCACAACGGGTGATCGGGCTTCTGGGTGCCGCTGTTCAGATGACGGCGCTGGTCACGCTGGTTGCCGGCATCGCCGTTCTTGCCGGCACCGTCGCCAGCACCGAAGCACAGCGGCTTGCCGATTCAGTCATCCTGAAGGTTCTTGGCGCCACTCGTGTTTCCATTGCCATCGCCTGGTTCCTTGAATATGCGCTTCTCGGCATGCTGGCCGCAGTGGCGGCCGCACTTATCGGCAGTATCGCCAGCTGGGGGCTCATCGAAGGCTTCCTGAATGCAGATTTCGAACTGGATTTCACCCTTGTGCTGATGACCACGATGGCTGGCGCGGCGGCGACGGCGATGCTGGGTCTTGCCGGGGCTGTACGAACGCTTGGCCGCAAGCCGGCACCGCTTCTTCGCGACAGCTGA
- a CDS encoding sarcosine oxidase subunit beta family protein: MKKQGGYSGFRILREGLTGNRGWRPAWRDPEPQPAYDFVIVGGGGHGLATAYYLASRYGEASVAVLEKGWIGGGNVGRNTTIIRSNYLLPGNEPFYEFSLKLWEGLEQDVNYNAMVSQRGVYNLYHSDAQRDAYRRRGNSMILHGADAELLDAAQLRAEIPFLNFDNARFPVRGALVQRRGGTVRHDAVAWGYARGADRRGVDIIQNCEVTGFRIQNGRCTGVETNRGFIAARKVGCAVAGSSSRVMQAAGMRLPIESHVLQAFVSEGLKPVIPGVVTYGAGHFYISQSDKGGLVFGGDIDMYNSYAQRGNLPVVEDVCEGGMTLMPMIGRARMVRMWGGIMDMSMDGSPIIDRTPVDGLYFNGGWCYGGFKATPASGYCFAHLLATDTPHETATAYRLDRFRRGMMIDEKGSGAQPNLH; encoded by the coding sequence ATGAAAAAACAGGGGGGGTATTCCGGGTTCCGGATCCTGCGGGAAGGTCTTACCGGAAACCGCGGATGGCGGCCTGCCTGGCGTGATCCGGAACCGCAGCCTGCCTATGATTTTGTCATTGTCGGCGGTGGCGGCCACGGGCTGGCAACAGCCTATTATCTGGCAAGTCGCTATGGCGAGGCATCGGTGGCGGTGCTGGAAAAGGGCTGGATCGGCGGCGGCAATGTCGGTCGCAACACCACCATCATCCGGTCAAACTATCTTCTTCCCGGCAATGAACCCTTTTACGAATTTTCGCTGAAGCTGTGGGAAGGGCTGGAACAGGACGTCAATTACAACGCCATGGTCAGCCAGCGTGGTGTCTACAACCTTTACCATTCCGATGCGCAGCGTGATGCCTATCGGCGGCGCGGCAACTCGATGATCCTGCACGGTGCCGATGCCGAGCTTCTGGACGCCGCACAGCTTCGCGCCGAAATCCCGTTCCTGAATTTCGACAATGCCAGATTTCCGGTGCGGGGCGCACTTGTCCAACGCCGCGGCGGCACCGTTCGCCATGACGCCGTCGCCTGGGGCTATGCGCGCGGCGCCGACCGGCGTGGTGTCGACATTATCCAGAATTGTGAGGTGACAGGGTTCCGCATCCAGAACGGTCGCTGTACCGGAGTTGAGACAAATCGTGGCTTTATCGCCGCCCGCAAGGTCGGGTGCGCTGTTGCCGGCAGCAGCAGCCGGGTCATGCAGGCCGCCGGGATGCGATTGCCGATTGAAAGTCATGTCCTGCAGGCCTTTGTGTCGGAAGGGCTGAAGCCGGTCATTCCAGGTGTTGTCACCTATGGTGCCGGCCATTTCTATATCAGCCAGTCCGACAAGGGCGGGCTTGTCTTTGGCGGTGACATCGACATGTATAATTCCTACGCCCAGCGCGGCAACCTGCCCGTGGTCGAAGATGTCTGCGAAGGCGGCATGACATTGATGCCAATGATCGGGCGGGCTCGTATGGTGCGGATGTGGGGCGGCATCATGGATATGAGCATGGACGGCTCGCCAATCATCGACCGTACGCCGGTCGATGGTCTGTATTTCAATGGTGGCTGGTGCTATGGCGGCTTCAAGGCAACTCCTGCGTCCGGTTATTGCTTTGCACATCTTCTGGCCACCGACACACCGCATGAAACCGCGACGGCCTATCGGCTGGACAGGTTCCGCCGTGGCATGATGATTGATGAAAAAGGGTCGGGCGCGCAGCCCAACCTGCATTGA
- a CDS encoding sarcosine oxidase subunit delta gives MIIDHPLLGPRDSQEFTYLGDASLMHRPDAGAGNAGEAFHDYQYLRDNPAGTHRELWYHEMGDRSWLVITRDTTSHEILKVELASDVAAQGGRS, from the coding sequence ATGATAATCGATCACCCGCTTCTGGGGCCGCGAGATTCACAGGAATTCACCTATCTTGGCGATGCCAGCCTTATGCACCGCCCGGACGCCGGGGCCGGCAATGCCGGCGAGGCCTTTCACGACTATCAATATCTTCGCGACAATCCGGCCGGCACGCATCGTGAACTCTGGTACCATGAGATGGGCGACCGCAGCTGGCTGGTGATCACGCGCGATACGACAAGCCACGAGATCCTGAAAGTCGAGCTTGCCAGCGACGTTGCTGCGCAGGGGGGGCGGTCATGA
- a CDS encoding sarcosine oxidase subunit alpha family protein: MTQVNRLDGGLIDRTAPLDFTFDGRRYGGFAGDTLASALVANGIRLVGRSFKYHRPRGILSAGSEEPNALVELREGARREPNSRATMAELYDGLVAQSQNRFPSLGFDLMAINDRLSAFLGAGFYYKTFMWPKPFWERVYEPIIRKAAGLGALSGDPDPDVYDRGFRHCDLLVIGAGPAGLMAALTAGRAGAEVILVDEDFRAGGRLTMERESIAGMRGDEWATRTVAELAAMANVRVMPRSTAIGVFDHGIYGVLERVADHLPVPREGSPRQIMWRVYAKRAILAAGATERLIAFDNNDRPGIMQAGAVRAYVNRWAAAPAERVAIFTNNDDGHRTAADLAAAGVEVAAIIDSRADAPASDIAELYAGAVVSNSSGRRGIGHVTLRLADGGHRHLACGALAVSGGWNPNVHLTCHHRGRPRWQPDIAAFIPGDGVPPGLAVAGAVRGIFSTAGALADGRDQALAQLAELGMKVRAEPVPEADDTPVNITPLWHVGGTRRAWLDQQNDVTVKDVGLAHKENFRAVEHLKRYTTLGMASDQGRTSNVLGLAVMAELTGKTIAETGTTIYRPPYTPTPIAAFAGRSVGRDFRPTRLPPSHHWAVEQGAVFVEAGSWLRAQWYPREGETGWRDSVDREVLATRRSVGVCDVSTLGKIDIQGTDAGAFLDLVYSNMFSTLPVGKTRYGLMLREDGMVMDDGTTARLGESHYLMTTTTANAVGVYRHLEFVRQCLRPDMDVQLISATDSWAQFAVAGPNARRVLQAVVDPEHDISNEAFPFMACGTVSVCGGLPARLFRISFSGELAYEIAVPSRYGDAMIRALMVAGEAYDITPYGTEALGVMRIEKGHVTGNELNGTITARNLGMARMVSAKKDSIGAVLAGREALVAEDGLCLVGLQAIDDDVVTAGAHLFAEDTPVDPAHDEGYVTSAAWSPHLDASIGLGFITRGAARHGEIVRLLNPLEGRSAKARICSPHFIDPEGERLRG; encoded by the coding sequence ATGACCCAGGTGAACCGGTTGGATGGTGGGCTGATCGACCGCACGGCGCCACTCGATTTTACATTTGACGGGCGTCGATATGGCGGCTTTGCGGGGGACACGCTTGCCTCGGCGCTGGTGGCAAATGGCATCAGGCTTGTTGGCCGGTCTTTCAAATATCACCGGCCACGGGGAATTTTATCTGCAGGGTCGGAAGAGCCGAACGCCCTTGTCGAACTTCGTGAGGGCGCGCGCCGCGAACCGAACAGCCGCGCCACGATGGCCGAGCTGTATGACGGGCTTGTGGCGCAAAGCCAGAACCGGTTTCCCTCGCTTGGCTTCGACCTGATGGCGATCAATGACCGCCTGTCAGCCTTTCTCGGGGCCGGCTTCTATTACAAGACCTTCATGTGGCCAAAGCCGTTCTGGGAACGGGTCTATGAACCGATTATCCGCAAGGCGGCCGGACTTGGCGCGCTGTCAGGCGACCCCGACCCGGATGTCTATGACCGCGGGTTTCGGCATTGTGATCTTCTTGTCATCGGAGCCGGACCAGCTGGGCTGATGGCGGCGCTGACGGCCGGACGCGCCGGTGCCGAGGTCATTCTGGTCGACGAGGATTTCCGTGCCGGTGGCAGATTGACGATGGAGCGTGAATCCATTGCCGGCATGAGGGGTGATGAATGGGCCACCCGGACCGTCGCCGAGCTTGCCGCCATGGCCAATGTCCGGGTGATGCCGCGAAGCACCGCCATCGGTGTTTTCGATCATGGCATATACGGCGTTCTGGAACGTGTTGCCGATCACCTGCCGGTGCCGCGTGAGGGCAGCCCGCGCCAGATCATGTGGCGGGTCTACGCAAAGCGGGCCATTCTGGCCGCCGGCGCCACCGAACGGCTGATCGCCTTTGACAATAATGACCGTCCCGGGATCATGCAGGCAGGTGCGGTGCGTGCCTATGTCAATCGCTGGGCCGCCGCGCCGGCCGAACGGGTTGCCATCTTCACGAACAATGATGACGGCCACCGCACGGCCGCCGACCTTGCCGCTGCCGGGGTCGAGGTTGCCGCCATTATTGATTCGCGTGCAGACGCCCCGGCCAGTGACATCGCCGAGCTGTATGCCGGCGCGGTGGTCAGCAACAGCAGCGGGCGTCGCGGCATTGGGCATGTCACGCTGCGGCTTGCCGATGGGGGGCACAGACATCTTGCCTGCGGGGCGCTTGCCGTTTCGGGTGGCTGGAACCCGAATGTTCATCTGACATGCCATCATCGCGGCAGGCCACGCTGGCAGCCGGACATCGCAGCCTTCATCCCGGGTGACGGGGTGCCTCCGGGCCTTGCCGTCGCCGGTGCGGTACGGGGAATTTTCAGCACCGCCGGGGCGCTGGCGGACGGGCGTGACCAGGCGCTCGCCCAGCTTGCCGAACTTGGCATGAAAGTACGCGCCGAACCCGTTCCCGAGGCGGACGACACGCCCGTCAACATCACCCCGCTATGGCATGTAGGTGGCACCCGCCGGGCATGGCTTGACCAGCAGAACGACGTCACGGTCAAGGATGTCGGGCTTGCGCACAAGGAGAATTTCCGCGCTGTCGAACATCTGAAGCGTTACACCACACTTGGCATGGCAAGCGACCAGGGGCGGACCTCGAATGTCCTCGGCCTTGCCGTGATGGCTGAACTGACGGGCAAGACAATTGCCGAGACAGGCACAACCATCTATCGGCCGCCCTACACCCCGACGCCCATCGCCGCCTTTGCCGGCAGGTCGGTGGGCCGGGATTTCCGGCCAACACGCCTGCCACCGTCACATCACTGGGCGGTCGAGCAGGGCGCGGTATTTGTCGAGGCGGGAAGCTGGCTTCGCGCGCAATGGTACCCGCGTGAGGGTGAAACAGGCTGGCGCGATTCGGTCGACCGCGAGGTGCTGGCCACACGCCGGTCGGTAGGTGTGTGCGATGTCAGCACACTTGGCAAGATCGACATCCAGGGCACCGATGCCGGGGCCTTTCTCGACCTTGTCTACAGCAACATGTTCTCTACCCTGCCAGTTGGCAAAACCCGCTATGGGCTGATGCTTCGCGAAGACGGTATGGTGATGGATGACGGCACCACGGCGCGCCTTGGCGAGTCCCACTATCTTATGACCACCACAACGGCGAATGCTGTCGGTGTGTATCGGCACCTGGAATTTGTGCGCCAGTGTCTGCGCCCGGATATGGATGTGCAGCTGATTTCGGCAACCGACAGCTGGGCACAGTTCGCTGTTGCCGGGCCGAATGCCAGACGCGTCCTTCAGGCGGTTGTCGATCCGGAACATGACATTTCCAACGAAGCCTTTCCGTTCATGGCCTGCGGCACGGTCAGCGTCTGCGGCGGTCTGCCGGCACGGTTGTTCAGGATTTCCTTCTCTGGCGAGCTGGCCTACGAAATTGCCGTTCCATCACGCTATGGAGATGCCATGATCCGGGCGCTGATGGTGGCCGGCGAGGCCTATGACATCACCCCCTATGGCACCGAGGCGCTTGGCGTCATGCGGATCGAGAAGGGTCATGTGACCGGCAACGAACTGAATGGCACCATCACCGCGCGCAATCTCGGCATGGCCAGAATGGTCTCGGCAAAGAAGGACAGCATCGGCGCGGTACTTGCCGGTCGTGAGGCGCTTGTTGCCGAAGACGGGCTGTGCCTTGTCGGTCTGCAGGCCATCGACGACGATGTCGTGACCGCCGGCGCGCATCTGTTCGCCGAGGATACACCTGTCGATCCGGCGCATGATGAAGGCTATGTCACATCGGCCGCCTGGTCGCCACATCTTGACGCCTCCATTGGACTTGGTTTCATCACCCGTGGTGCAGCACGACATGGCGAAATCGTGCGGCTTTTGAACCCCCTTGAAGGGCGTTCGGCCAAGGCCAGAATTTGCAGCCCGCATTTCAT